The Castor canadensis chromosome 8, mCasCan1.hap1v2, whole genome shotgun sequence genome contains a region encoding:
- the LOC109691620 gene encoding olfactory receptor 10AD1-like, giving the protein MELKQSPGKEARAHNRIPFPARTATQMVDLRNSSTVTEFILVGFEKSSPSTRAFLFIIFLVLYSLAMAMNGLIIFITWTDPRLNSPMYFFLGHLSFLDVCFITTMIPQMLAHLVIKNHTISFVSCMAQMYLVFFMGVAECILLAFMAYDRYVAICHPLNYDQIMSQQVCVCLVGISWTFGLINGIFLEYISFRNPFFKDNHIENFFCEAPIVIALSSGDTQVSMKLIFADAIVVLLSPMVLIVTSYARILASILSRASSSGWGKTFSTCASHLTVVIFLYSSAMFSYMNPRSTHGPDKDKPLSLLYTIITPMCNPTIYSFRNKEMKGAMRRALGRTSLAQAESV; this is encoded by the exons ATGG AACTAAAACAGTCACCTGGTAAGGAAGCAAGAGCTCACAACCGGATCCCATTTCCAGCACGAACAGC GACCCAGATGGTAGACCTAAGAAACAGTAGCACAGTGACGGAGTTCATCCTTGTGGGATTTGAAAAGAGCTCCCCTTCCACTCGGGCATTTCTCTTCATTATCTTCTTAGTCCTCTACAGCCTTGCCATGGCCATGAATGGCCTCATCATCTTCATCACATGGACAGACCCCAGACTCAACAGCCCAATGTACTTCTTCCTTGGCCACCTGTCATTCCTGGATGTCTGCTTCATCACAACCATGATTCCACAGATGTTGGCCCATCTGGTGATCAAGAATCACACCATCTCCTTTGTCTCTTGCATGGCCCAGATGTACTTGGTCTTCTTCATGGGTGTGGCTGAATGCATCCTCTTGGCTTTTATGGCCTATGATCGTTATGTTGCTATCTGCCACCCACTTAACTATGACCAGATCATGAGTCAGCAGGTCTGTGTCTGTCTGGTGGGTATTTCCTGGACTTTTGGGCTCATCAATGGCATTTTTCTTGAGTATATCTCATTTAGGAATCCCTTTTTCAAAGACAACCACATTGAAAACTTCTTCTGTGAGGCCCCCATAGTAATTGCTCTCTCTTCTGGGGACACTCAGGTCAGCATGAAGTTGATCTTTGCTGACGCCATTGTGGTACTGCTTAGTCCCATGGTGCTCATTGTCACTTCCTATGCCCGCATCCTAGCCTCCATCCTCAGCAGAGCCTCCTCCTCAGGTTGGGGGAAGACCTTCTCCACTTGTGCCTCCCACCTGACTGTGGTCATCTTTTTATACTCCTCAGCTATGTTCTCATACATGAATCCCCGCAGCACACATGGACCTGACAAAGACAAGCCTTTGTCCCTCCTCTACACCATCATCACTCCCATGTGCAACCCCACCATTTATAGTTTCCGCAACAAGGAAATGAAGGGGGCCATGAGGAGGGCCCTTGGGAGAACCAGCCTGGCCCAGGCAGAGTCTGTCTAG